From a single Ascaphus truei isolate aAscTru1 chromosome 2, aAscTru1.hap1, whole genome shotgun sequence genomic region:
- the MC2R gene encoding adrenocorticotropic hormone receptor yields the protein MKIDRTSEILRQLGQSIGPSFKNTTVLSANRTNCSSVNVPEEVFFTISAVGVLENLLVLLAVIKNKNLHLPMYFFICSLAVSDMLGSLYKILETIMIILSNIGYLERKGPFEKKMDDVMDWIFALSLLGSIFSLSAIAADRYITIFHALQYHTIMTLRRATVILAGIWTFCGGSGIAIIIFFHDTATILCFTVMFLLLLVFIVCLYIHMFLLARSHAKKIASLSRQWNSVQQRANMKGAITLTILLGVFICCWSPFFLHLLLYVFCPHNPYCACYMSILNVNGTLILCNSVIDPLIYAFRSPELRSTFKKMLCCWMSRLKSNILTTMI from the coding sequence ATGAAGATAGACAGAACATCTGAAATCCTGAGACAACTGGGGCAGAGTATCGGTCCTTCATTTAAGAATACTACAGTTCTTTCTGCAAATAGAACAAACTGTTCAAGTGTTAATGTTCCAGAAGAAGTGTTCTTCACTATTTCAGCTGTCGGTGTTTTGGAAAACCTTCTGGTACTCTTGGCCGTAATCAAAAATAAAAACCTTCATTTgcctatgtatttttttatttgtagcttggcTGTTTCAGATATGTTGGGCAGCCTATACAAAATTCTGGAGACCATCATGATCATTTTGTCCAACATAGGATATCTGGAGCGTAAAGGGCCATTTGAGAAAAAGATGGATGATGTCATGGACTGGATTTTTGCATTATCTTTACTTGGGTCAATATTTAGTCTGTCTGCTATTGCAGCTGATAGATATATTACCATCTTCCATGCCCTACAATACCATACCATTATGACTCTAAGAAGAGCTACAGTTATTTTGGCTGGAATTTGGACTTTTTGTGGTGGAAGTGGAATAGCTATCATTATCTTTTTTCATGACACAGCCACAATTTTATGTTTCACTGTTATGTTCCTTTTGTTATTGGTTTTTATTGTGTGCCTTTACATCCACATGTTTCTTCTTGCTCGATCACATGCCAAAAAAATAGCCTCACTTTCTAGACAGTGGAATTCAGTACAGCAGCGAGCAAACATGAAGGGAGCTATTACTCTGACAATTTTACTTGGGGTATTTATTTGCTGTTGGTCCCCATTTTTCCTTCATCTTCTCTTATATGTATTTTGCCCACATAATCCTTATTGTGCATGTTACATGTCAATCCTTAATGTTAATGGAACACTTATTTTGTGCAACTCTGTCATTGACCCATTAATTTATGCATTCCGAAGTCCTGAATTGCGCAGCACATTCAAGAAAATGCTGTGTTGTTGGATGTCAAGGTTAAAAAGTAATATACTAACAACTATGATTTAG